The following proteins are co-located in the candidate division WOR-3 bacterium genome:
- a CDS encoding MFS transporter translates to MNIKRNLNISLFEGIVSGIHAGISNGVYITAFAVKIGAYAHDVAFMSSLFNISFVFSFISVFFLFLLRRPMTIAGLTGFISRGIWILFFFEIFWKVKILFLIILLSGIFLNISSTAWSFWFSNILKGLDSGRGEYLGMRLGVITLAQSFSFFVVGILFERIGFKVLFVILFFLSVVSLILYFFQEEIKIEEKFSVGEYLNEIIRDREFVKFITYIFIFNLLINITAPMFGYYAVKYMKLTNLEIALWTVSMGLGSAIFQPFWGKFVDKISPRTTLKINLFFITIIPIIWIIRPPWMWYFIYLDGFLSTFGWAGINLAHSYINLMLIKNPLYQVVFLTIGGIGSFIGNNLGGIFVKSFKIEEIGIKVSFFLSSIFRFFLALYLPKFFIGKIMPTKRAIFYIIKYLLTKFLTR, encoded by the coding sequence ATGAATATAAAAAGAAATTTAAATATTTCCCTTTTTGAAGGAATTGTTTCAGGTATTCATGCAGGCATATCCAATGGAGTTTATATAACTGCCTTTGCTGTTAAGATAGGAGCTTATGCCCATGATGTTGCCTTTATGAGTTCCCTTTTTAATATCTCATTTGTTTTTTCCTTTATTTCTGTATTTTTTCTTTTTCTTTTGAGAAGACCGATGACAATAGCAGGATTAACAGGATTTATTTCAAGGGGAATATGGATTTTATTCTTTTTTGAGATTTTCTGGAAGGTTAAAATTCTTTTTTTAATAATTCTTTTATCAGGAATATTTTTAAACATATCTTCCACTGCCTGGAGTTTCTGGTTCTCAAATATTTTAAAGGGTCTTGATTCAGGAAGAGGGGAATACCTCGGGATGAGGCTGGGAGTTATAACCCTTGCCCAATCCTTTTCTTTTTTTGTAGTGGGTATACTCTTTGAAAGAATAGGTTTCAAAGTTCTTTTTGTTATTTTATTTTTCCTGTCTGTTGTTTCTCTTATTCTTTATTTCTTTCAGGAGGAGATAAAAATAGAAGAAAAATTCAGTGTAGGTGAATATTTAAATGAAATTATTAGGGATAGAGAATTTGTTAAATTTATTACTTATATTTTTATTTTTAATCTTCTCATAAACATAACAGCCCCAATGTTTGGATACTATGCTGTAAAGTATATGAAACTTACAAATTTAGAGATAGCACTATGGACTGTATCAATGGGTTTAGGTAGTGCTATCTTTCAACCATTTTGGGGAAAATTTGTTGATAAGATTTCACCGAGAACAACTTTAAAGATAAATCTTTTTTTTATAACAATAATTCCTATAATCTGGATTATAAGACCCCCTTGGATGTGGTATTTTATTTATTTAGATGGTTTTTTAAGCACCTTTGGATGGGCAGGAATAAACCTTGCCCATTCATATATAAATTTAATGTTAATAAAAAATCCCCTATACCAGGTAGTTTTTTTAACAATAGGAGGTATAGGAAGTTTTATAGGAAACAATCTCGGTGGAATTTTTGTTAAAAGCTTTAAAATTGAAGAAATAGGAATTAAGGTCTCCTTTTTTCTTTCTTCAATTTTCAGATTTTTTCTTGCCCTTTATCTTCCCAAATTTTTTATAGGAAAAATTATGCCAACAAAAAGAGCAATTTTTTACATAATAAAATATCTTTTAACAAAGTTTTTGACAAGGTAA
- a CDS encoding YwiC-like family protein codes for MKNIMNSSMKWKKIINRTFPKKHGAWSIFFISIFTGTLCSKNFKLLPFLLLFLSSFFAFLMRENISLFLKLRKGDERRKEIFEISFIYLIIILLTFSFLLIIYKYYLLIFIALLALLITLISFYFSINRQELSVPSEIFGILGLSLLLPSFYYISKGVIDRDGIFLFIFTFLFFSGSVFHVRYLVRNKNILSEKFSVRLRVGKVSLLYHTLFLLFSLYFSYRGFLPYLSFISVLPTFFKSYFFVLRKFDRPLSLKRIGITELILSIIFAIFIVFAYLRDNRKLI; via the coding sequence ATGAAAAATATCATGAACTCATCCATGAAATGGAAAAAAATTATAAATAGGACCTTTCCTAAAAAGCACGGAGCCTGGTCAATATTTTTTATCTCAATATTTACAGGAACCTTATGTTCAAAGAATTTTAAACTTTTACCTTTTCTTTTACTTTTTCTTTCAAGTTTTTTTGCCTTTCTAATGCGGGAAAACATAAGCTTATTTTTAAAATTAAGAAAAGGGGATGAAAGAAGAAAGGAAATTTTTGAGATTTCTTTTATCTATTTAATAATAATTCTTTTAACCTTTTCGTTTCTTTTAATTATCTATAAATATTACTTATTAATTTTTATAGCTCTACTTGCCCTACTCATTACCCTTATCAGTTTTTATTTTTCAATTAATCGTCAGGAATTGTCAGTGCCTTCTGAGATTTTTGGAATATTGGGGCTTAGTCTTCTTTTACCTTCTTTTTATTACATTTCAAAGGGAGTTATTGATAGAGATGGAATATTTCTTTTTATATTTACCTTTCTATTTTTTTCCGGGAGTGTTTTTCATGTCAGGTATCTTGTTAGGAATAAAAACATATTATCAGAGAAATTTTCTGTAAGATTAAGGGTAGGGAAAGTTTCTCTTTTATATCATACTTTATTTCTTTTATTTTCCCTTTATTTTTCATATAGAGGTTTTCTTCCTTATTTAAGTTTTATTTCAGTGCTACCGACTTTTTTTAAATCATATTTTTTTGTTTTGAGAAAATTTGATAGGCCCCTTTCTTTAAAAAGAATAGGGATAACAGAACTTATATTATCAATAATTTTTGCCATTTTTATCGTTTTTGCTTATTTGAGAGATAATAGGAAATTAATATAA
- a CDS encoding hemerythrin domain-containing protein, whose protein sequence is MKPTDILKNEHRLIERMLNVLEKFCEKAKENEFNKGDAEKMIDFFKNFADKCHHGKEEDMLFPEMERAGIPREGGPIGVMLFEHIEGRNFIKGMDSAIKENNFQKFKEDAISYIGLLRNHIFKEDNILFNMADIHIDKKTQEELLEKFEKFEKEVIGEGVHEKYHELIHEMEKNYK, encoded by the coding sequence ATGAAACCAACAGATATTTTAAAAAATGAACACAGATTAATTGAAAGAATGCTTAATGTTCTTGAAAAGTTTTGTGAGAAAGCAAAAGAAAACGAATTTAATAAGGGTGATGCTGAAAAAATGATTGATTTCTTTAAAAACTTTGCTGATAAATGTCATCATGGTAAGGAAGAGGATATGTTATTTCCTGAAATGGAAAGAGCTGGTATTCCGAGGGAAGGAGGTCCTATTGGTGTTATGCTTTTTGAACACATAGAGGGGAGAAACTTCATAAAGGGAATGGATTCTGCAATAAAAGAAAATAACTTTCAAAAATTTAAGGAAGATGCAATTTCTTATATAGGGCTTTTAAGGAATCATATTTTTAAAGAGGATAATATACTCTTTAATATGGCAGATATTCATATTGATAAAAAAACTCAGGAAGAACTTTTAGAAAAATTTGAAAAATTTGAAAAGGAAGTTATTGGAGAAGGGGTTCATGAAAAATATCATGAACTCATCCATGAAATGGAAAAAAATTATAAATAG
- a CDS encoding DUF5618 family protein, with the protein MENLKINPEEIEKIKEEAIKLYKNAEETLKKSPLDDEGEYYEEIKYVQEAYGALWLSILKALDYALLKTGKIDEEKLPQSADGYRDCINKYLLHKDGDLRRRFENLYKKIHIAGYYRGLEASKEGIKVDFEKAKKFLQKLGIEVED; encoded by the coding sequence ATGGAAAATTTAAAAATAAATCCAGAAGAAATTGAGAAAATAAAAGAAGAGGCGATAAAGTTGTATAAAAATGCAGAAGAGACATTAAAAAAATCTCCTTTGGATGATGAAGGAGAATATTATGAAGAAATAAAATATGTTCAAGAAGCTTATGGGGCTTTATGGCTTTCTATTTTAAAGGCTCTTGATTATGCATTATTAAAGACAGGGAAAATAGACGAAGAAAAACTTCCTCAAAGTGCTGATGGATATAGAGATTGTATAAATAAGTATTTATTACATAAAGATGGGGATTTAAGAAGAAGATTTGAGAATTTATATAAAAAAATCCATATCGCGGGCTATTATAGAGGGTTAGAAGCATCAAAAGAAGGAATAAAAGTAGATTTTGAAAAAGCAAAAAAATTTCTTCAAAAATTAGGAATAGAAGTTGAAGATTAG